From a region of the Latilactobacillus sakei genome:
- the xerC gene encoding tyrosine recombinase XerC, translating into MALEQDWINLFLQYLIVDRHYSPETQKAYQADIKAFVNFLTANGGLTSFKQVGTLEVQTYLNEMDQKQYSGETIARRISSLRSFYRYLVRNEFLQTDPFETVQLKKQRHKLPRFFYEKEMDALFAAIVGQEPLTQRNRAILELLYATGMRVSECAQLTIGQIDFGLRVILVHGKGNKDRYVPFGNHATKALQDYLNNGRVQLMAKRQQEHDVVFVNHLGNPITSRGIEYALDQVVKKTSLTSGIHPHMIRHTFATHLLDHGADLRTVQELLGHSSLSTTQIYTHVTTAHLQKDYRQFFPRA; encoded by the coding sequence TTGGCGCTTGAACAAGATTGGATTAATTTATTTTTACAATACTTAATCGTTGATCGACACTATTCACCAGAAACGCAAAAGGCCTATCAAGCCGATATTAAAGCGTTTGTTAATTTTTTGACGGCTAATGGTGGTCTGACTTCCTTTAAGCAGGTCGGCACCCTTGAAGTACAAACTTATTTGAATGAAATGGACCAAAAACAATATAGTGGCGAGACAATTGCCCGGCGGATTTCAAGTCTGCGGTCGTTTTATCGCTACTTGGTACGCAACGAATTTTTACAGACTGATCCGTTTGAAACGGTTCAACTCAAAAAACAACGCCACAAGTTACCCCGCTTTTTCTATGAAAAAGAGATGGATGCGTTATTTGCCGCGATTGTCGGACAAGAACCGCTAACCCAACGTAATCGGGCCATTCTTGAGTTATTATATGCAACAGGGATGCGGGTTAGCGAGTGTGCCCAGCTAACGATTGGCCAGATTGACTTTGGTTTACGGGTTATTTTAGTGCATGGTAAAGGAAATAAGGATCGTTACGTCCCTTTTGGCAATCATGCGACTAAGGCTTTGCAGGATTATTTAAACAATGGCCGGGTACAATTGATGGCTAAACGCCAACAAGAACACGATGTGGTTTTTGTCAACCATTTAGGGAATCCAATTACCAGTCGGGGGATTGAATACGCATTGGATCAAGTGGTTAAAAAGACCAGTTTAACCAGTGGCATTCATCCCCACATGATTCGCCATACTTTTGCAACCCACTTGCTAGACCATGGGGCAGATTTACGAACGGTTCAGGAGTTATTAGGCCACAGTAGCTTATCGACGACTCAGATCTACACCCACGTGACAACGGCCCATTTACAAAAGGATTACCGGCAGTTCTTCCCACGGGCTTAA
- the trmFO gene encoding methylenetetrahydrofolate--tRNA-(uracil(54)-C(5))-methyltransferase (FADH(2)-oxidizing) TrmFO: MTTKPFVNVIGAGLAGSEAAWQIAKRGVDVHLYEMRPVKMTPAHHTEQFAELVCTNSLRANQVTNAAGLIKEEMRRLDSIIIAAADENAVPAGGALAVDRTPFSQTVTDKLANHERVTVHHEELTAFPEGPTVVATGPLTSPGLAEQISALNGSEGLYFYDAAAPILDKNSIDFDKVYLKSRYDKGEAAYLNCPMTEAEFEAFYKALISAEVAEMHDFEDEKFFDGCMPIEVMAKRGIKTMLFGPLKPVGLENPKTGEQPYAVVQLRQDNAAASLYNIVGFQTHLKWGEQKRVFRMIPGLENAEFVRYGVMHRNTFMKSPDVLLPTYQSKQRADLFFAGQMTGVEGYVESAASGLVAGINAARLALATEPVAFPTTTAMGSMAHYITHTSAKHFQPMNANFGIFEPLKQRIRDKKERNQALADRALASIDTFKETL; encoded by the coding sequence ATGACGACAAAACCTTTTGTAAATGTGATTGGTGCCGGCTTAGCTGGTTCTGAAGCAGCTTGGCAAATCGCCAAACGCGGTGTTGATGTTCATTTATATGAAATGCGGCCAGTTAAAATGACGCCCGCCCATCACACGGAACAATTTGCGGAATTAGTTTGTACCAATTCACTCCGCGCAAACCAAGTCACGAATGCGGCTGGTTTGATTAAAGAAGAGATGCGCCGTTTAGATTCAATTATCATCGCTGCAGCGGACGAAAATGCCGTTCCTGCTGGTGGGGCGTTAGCTGTCGATCGGACACCATTTTCACAAACGGTCACCGATAAACTTGCTAATCATGAACGAGTAACCGTGCATCACGAAGAACTGACGGCTTTCCCAGAAGGCCCGACAGTAGTTGCTACTGGTCCATTAACATCACCTGGTTTAGCAGAGCAAATCAGCGCGTTAAACGGTAGTGAAGGTTTGTATTTCTACGACGCCGCTGCACCAATCCTGGATAAAAACAGTATCGATTTTGATAAAGTTTATCTTAAGTCACGGTATGACAAGGGTGAAGCAGCTTACTTGAATTGCCCAATGACTGAGGCCGAATTTGAAGCCTTTTATAAGGCTTTGATTTCAGCAGAAGTTGCTGAAATGCACGACTTTGAAGATGAAAAATTCTTCGACGGTTGCATGCCAATTGAAGTCATGGCAAAACGCGGTATCAAAACCATGTTATTCGGTCCTTTAAAACCAGTTGGGCTTGAAAATCCTAAGACCGGTGAACAACCTTACGCGGTTGTTCAATTACGTCAGGATAATGCTGCTGCCAGTCTTTATAATATCGTTGGTTTCCAAACTCATTTAAAGTGGGGCGAACAAAAACGTGTTTTCCGGATGATTCCGGGTTTAGAAAACGCTGAATTTGTCCGTTACGGTGTCATGCATCGGAATACTTTCATGAAGTCACCCGACGTGTTATTACCCACTTACCAATCAAAACAACGTGCTGATTTATTCTTCGCCGGTCAAATGACAGGGGTTGAAGGGTACGTTGAAAGTGCGGCTTCTGGCTTAGTCGCTGGGATTAACGCTGCCCGTTTAGCACTAGCAACAGAACCCGTTGCTTTCCCAACAACCACGGCAATGGGTTCAATGGCACATTACATTACGCATACCAGTGCCAAACATTTCCAACCAATGAATGCGAACTTCGGGATTTTCGAACCTTTAAAACAACGGATTCGTGATAAAAAAGAACGGAATCAAGCCCTTGCCGACCGTGCGTTAGCAAGTATTGACACGTTTAAAGAAACACTCTAG
- a CDS encoding type I DNA topoisomerase, which translates to MAGKNLVIVESPAKAKTIEKYLGRNYKVVASKGHIRDLPKSQMGVDFENNYEPKYISIRGKGETIKELKKHAKKADHIYLAADPDREGEAIAWHVSHILKLDPNDKNRVVFNEITKDTVKSAFKNPRSIDMKLVDAQQARRVLDRIVGYSISPLLWQKVKKGLSAGRVQSVALKLVIDREQEIKAFKPEEYWSLDAEFKKGRSKFKASFYGLNGKKTALGNNDAVQDVLKQIDKTQPFTIEDVKKRERKRFAAAPFTTSSLQQEANRKLNFRTRKTMMQAQQLYEGINLGGKEGTVGLITYMRTDSTRISTGAKHEASQFIHDNYGEEYAAVKAHKTKNPEGAQDAHEAIRPTSVMRTPKSLKDVLTNDQYKIYNLIWSRFVASQMTPAVFDTVAVKINQNNVLFKANGSQMRFPGFTKLYVSSRDTEDSAKDNLLPELAIGDEVKLAKTDPAQHFTQPPARYSEANLVKALEENGVGRPSTYSPTIETIQRRYYVKLNAKRFEPTELGEIVNNLIVEFFPDIVSIDFTADLEHRLDEVETGQENWIKIIDNFYQPFEKEVEKASVQIEKVQIKDEPAGFDCDICGAPMVVKMGRYGKFFACSRFPDCRNTKAIVKEIGVTCPKCGKGQVIERKSKKNRLFYGCDRYPDCDFVTWDKPVGRNCPKCEHYLVEKKIKGGKQVICPNGDYEEAVQK; encoded by the coding sequence ATGGCAGGCAAAAATTTAGTCATTGTAGAATCACCTGCAAAGGCCAAAACAATTGAGAAATATCTTGGACGCAACTATAAAGTCGTTGCAAGTAAGGGTCATATCCGCGATTTACCTAAGAGTCAAATGGGTGTGGATTTCGAAAATAATTATGAACCTAAATATATTTCAATTCGCGGTAAAGGCGAAACAATTAAAGAATTAAAGAAACACGCTAAAAAAGCGGATCATATCTATCTAGCAGCCGATCCCGATCGTGAAGGGGAAGCAATTGCATGGCATGTTTCGCATATTTTAAAATTAGATCCAAACGATAAAAATCGGGTGGTCTTCAATGAAATTACCAAAGACACTGTTAAGAGTGCCTTTAAAAATCCACGTAGTATCGATATGAAATTAGTCGATGCCCAACAAGCACGCCGGGTTTTAGACCGGATTGTGGGCTATTCAATTAGTCCGCTCCTTTGGCAAAAAGTTAAAAAGGGCTTGAGTGCCGGTCGGGTGCAATCAGTGGCGTTAAAACTCGTGATTGATCGTGAACAAGAAATTAAAGCTTTCAAACCGGAAGAATATTGGTCATTAGATGCTGAATTCAAGAAGGGCCGCAGTAAGTTTAAAGCTAGTTTTTACGGTTTAAACGGTAAGAAAACAGCCTTAGGCAATAACGATGCGGTTCAAGACGTCTTAAAGCAAATTGACAAGACGCAACCTTTTACAATTGAAGATGTCAAAAAGCGTGAACGCAAACGTTTTGCGGCGGCACCTTTTACCACCAGTTCATTGCAACAAGAAGCCAACCGGAAGTTAAACTTCAGAACCCGTAAAACGATGATGCAAGCCCAACAGTTATATGAAGGGATTAATCTCGGGGGTAAAGAAGGCACGGTTGGGTTGATTACGTATATGCGTACCGATTCAACCCGGATTTCAACGGGGGCCAAACACGAAGCATCCCAATTCATTCACGATAATTATGGTGAAGAATACGCGGCTGTTAAAGCCCATAAGACGAAAAATCCAGAAGGCGCACAAGATGCCCATGAAGCAATCCGCCCAACTTCTGTGATGCGGACACCTAAGAGCTTAAAAGATGTTTTAACAAACGATCAATATAAGATTTACAACTTGATTTGGTCCCGGTTTGTCGCCAGTCAGATGACACCGGCGGTCTTTGACACAGTGGCGGTTAAGATTAACCAAAACAACGTCTTATTTAAGGCTAATGGGTCACAAATGCGCTTTCCAGGGTTTACTAAACTATACGTTTCATCCCGTGATACCGAAGATTCAGCGAAGGATAATTTATTACCTGAATTAGCGATTGGCGATGAGGTTAAATTAGCTAAAACTGATCCAGCGCAACATTTCACACAACCACCGGCACGTTATTCTGAAGCTAACTTAGTTAAAGCGCTCGAAGAAAACGGCGTTGGACGTCCGTCAACCTATTCACCAACGATTGAAACGATTCAACGACGCTATTACGTGAAGTTGAACGCCAAACGATTTGAACCAACGGAACTAGGTGAAATCGTCAATAATTTAATCGTCGAATTCTTCCCAGATATTGTCAGCATCGACTTTACTGCCGATCTTGAACATCGTTTGGATGAAGTTGAAACAGGCCAAGAAAATTGGATCAAGATTATTGATAATTTCTACCAACCTTTTGAAAAAGAAGTTGAAAAAGCTAGCGTTCAAATCGAAAAGGTTCAGATTAAAGATGAACCGGCTGGTTTTGATTGTGATATCTGTGGGGCACCAATGGTGGTTAAGATGGGCCGTTATGGTAAGTTCTTTGCCTGCAGTCGCTTCCCAGATTGTCGCAATACCAAGGCAATTGTTAAAGAAATCGGTGTGACCTGTCCTAAATGTGGCAAGGGGCAAGTCATTGAACGTAAATCTAAGAAAAACCGGTTATTCTACGGCTGTGATCGTTATCCAGACTGTGATTTTGTCACCTGGGATAAACCAGTCGGCAGAAACTGTCCTAAGTGTGAACACTACTTAGTTGAAAAGAAAATTAAAGGCGGCAAACAAGTCATCTGTCCTAATGGTGATTATGAAGAAGCCGTTCAAAAATAA
- a CDS encoding transcriptional regulator — protein sequence MKYSHKLSDAIHILAYVEICQDGDLSSQAIAGSIESNPSLVRRLMSILVKADLLESRPGTIAPKLARPAEQISVLDVYQALDADQRLLHVDDKTNPKCLVGANIQSALNDAYDQVQQAAENQMAQIKLADIIADILVNNARV from the coding sequence ATGAAATATTCCCACAAACTAAGTGATGCGATTCATATCTTAGCTTATGTCGAAATTTGTCAGGATGGTGATTTATCGAGTCAGGCGATTGCAGGCAGTATTGAATCTAATCCAAGTTTGGTTCGCCGCCTGATGTCGATTTTAGTTAAAGCTGATTTATTGGAAAGTCGTCCAGGTACGATTGCCCCTAAATTGGCTCGACCAGCTGAACAAATTAGTGTTTTGGATGTCTATCAGGCATTAGATGCTGATCAACGCCTATTGCATGTTGATGATAAGACCAATCCAAAATGTCTGGTCGGTGCTAACATCCAATCTGCTTTGAATGACGCTTATGATCAGGTTCAACAAGCGGCGGAAAATCAGATGGCTCAGATTAAGTTGGCTGATATTATTGCTGATATTTTGGTTAATAATGCACGAGTATAG
- a CDS encoding NAD(P)-dependent oxidoreductase, which translates to MKYAITAVTGRFGQVAVHELAKLVPASDIIGLARNVEKAQKMVPAGVIVRPGDYTQEATLVDSLQGVDRLLFISSQPGAEVPRDQQHLAVVRAAKKAGVNWIGYTSFPHADQTTSGLAEDHRKTEAAIIESGIAHSFLRNNWYLENELDTIKGAIAGQPFVYGAGDSHVGWTLERLYAEAAAKVLAMTDTKDIYEFAGAPATYADLAKSVAQLTNQEFAVSSLSIADYQKGLEASGLPTEVAGVITMIQGLIRDGELDEVSSDLPDVLGRPLPSLTAALQELLSAQS; encoded by the coding sequence ATGAAATATGCAATCACAGCTGTAACAGGACGTTTTGGTCAAGTAGCCGTTCACGAATTAGCAAAATTAGTACCTGCTTCAGATATTATTGGTTTGGCACGGAACGTGGAAAAAGCGCAAAAGATGGTACCAGCAGGTGTTATCGTTCGCCCTGGCGATTATACACAAGAAGCAACATTAGTCGACTCATTACAAGGTGTTGATCGTCTACTATTTATTTCCTCTCAACCAGGCGCAGAAGTGCCACGTGATCAACAACATCTGGCTGTTGTCCGGGCAGCTAAAAAAGCCGGGGTTAACTGGATTGGTTATACAAGCTTCCCCCATGCTGACCAAACAACTTCTGGTTTAGCTGAAGACCACCGTAAAACAGAAGCGGCTATTATCGAATCTGGTATTGCGCATTCTTTCTTACGTAATAATTGGTATCTTGAAAACGAACTCGATACAATTAAAGGCGCTATCGCGGGGCAACCATTCGTTTATGGCGCTGGTGACAGTCATGTTGGTTGGACACTTGAACGTCTTTATGCTGAAGCAGCTGCTAAAGTATTGGCCATGACTGACACGAAAGATATTTATGAATTCGCTGGTGCACCCGCCACTTACGCTGATTTAGCCAAAAGTGTTGCACAATTGACTAATCAAGAATTTGCGGTATCATCATTAAGTATCGCTGATTATCAAAAAGGGCTGGAAGCAAGCGGCTTACCTACTGAAGTTGCTGGGGTTATTACCATGATTCAAGGCCTGATCCGTGATGGGGAACTAGATGAAGTTTCAAGTGACTTACCGGATGTCTTAGGGCGGCCATTGCCATCATTAACGGCGGCTCTTCAAGAGTTATTATCAGCACAATCATAG
- the dprA gene encoding DNA-protecting protein DprA produces the protein MLTKNQLLLKVHLAAGFGPISELRLAAWLATSHHWALSALEIAQIARLPERYWPTFQASFQSTTLQRQCIEHDVRTTYLTILDSDYPQRLLETYLPPVLLFYRGDLTVLKRPCLAVVGARQATHYSKQSLELLLQGLTATTIISGLAQGADAMAHEVALQRGLAPIGVIGTGINCSYPPQNEHLQQTVAEKGLLLSEYALDTPARRYQFPARNKIIAGLCHSLIVTEARHKSGSLITANLALQANRNVYAIPGRIDQSLSQGCNQLIAAGATPLLDKNMLIEELRYFD, from the coding sequence GTGTTAACTAAAAATCAATTACTCTTAAAAGTACATTTAGCGGCGGGGTTTGGGCCTATTAGTGAATTACGCTTGGCGGCGTGGCTGGCAACCAGTCATCATTGGGCGTTATCGGCGTTAGAAATTGCGCAGATTGCGCGCTTGCCGGAACGTTATTGGCCGACTTTTCAAGCAAGTTTTCAAAGTACAACCTTACAACGCCAATGCATCGAACATGACGTTCGAACCACTTATTTAACCATCTTAGATAGCGACTACCCCCAGCGTTTATTGGAAACCTATTTGCCGCCCGTTTTGTTATTTTATCGTGGGGATTTAACAGTGTTAAAACGGCCATGTCTCGCGGTAGTCGGGGCGCGTCAAGCAACTCATTATTCTAAACAATCACTTGAACTGTTATTACAAGGACTAACTGCCACTACGATTATTAGTGGGTTAGCGCAAGGAGCAGATGCGATGGCCCACGAAGTTGCCTTGCAGCGTGGGTTAGCACCAATTGGGGTGATTGGCACGGGCATTAATTGCAGTTACCCACCACAAAATGAGCATTTACAACAGACAGTTGCTGAAAAAGGCTTGTTACTATCTGAATATGCCCTCGATACACCGGCCCGGCGCTATCAATTTCCAGCCCGGAATAAAATTATTGCGGGGTTATGTCATAGCTTAATTGTGACGGAGGCCCGCCATAAGAGTGGTAGCTTGATTACCGCTAACTTGGCCCTTCAAGCTAATCGCAATGTCTATGCAATTCCGGGGCGCATTGATCAATCCCTGTCGCAAGGGTGCAACCAATTAATCGCCGCGGGAGCGACACCATTGCTAGATAAAAACATGTTAATAGAAGAATTACGTTATTTTGACTAG
- a CDS encoding ribonuclease HII — MTKAQSIAEIKQLLQAPVTEEQLATFAADSRAGVQKLVVQYHKRAAKLAAQKAAFEERRQMEKALWPDYPLVAGIDEVGRGPLAGPVVTAAVILPHDFDLWQVNDSKQLSFKLKQALYRKIMAQAVSVSIGIASPERIDTENIYHATELAMGEAVAGLDKQPDYLLVDAMTVPTDIPQEKLIKGDARSISIASASIVAKVIRDQLMINYDQQYPGYDLANNMGYGTAKHLAGLAELGVTPIHRRSFSPVQDAL; from the coding sequence ATGACCAAAGCACAATCGATTGCTGAAATTAAGCAATTATTACAAGCACCAGTGACTGAAGAGCAGTTAGCCACTTTTGCGGCTGATTCGCGGGCGGGTGTTCAGAAATTGGTAGTTCAATATCATAAGCGAGCGGCAAAATTAGCGGCCCAAAAAGCGGCTTTTGAAGAACGGCGCCAAATGGAAAAAGCGCTCTGGCCTGATTATCCGCTAGTCGCCGGAATTGATGAGGTGGGTCGGGGGCCACTAGCCGGCCCCGTTGTAACGGCTGCTGTGATTTTGCCCCATGATTTTGATCTTTGGCAGGTCAATGATTCTAAGCAACTGTCATTTAAACTCAAACAAGCGTTGTATCGGAAGATTATGGCTCAGGCAGTCAGTGTCAGTATCGGAATTGCGTCCCCTGAACGGATCGATACCGAAAACATCTACCACGCAACAGAATTGGCAATGGGCGAAGCGGTTGCCGGTCTGGATAAGCAACCGGACTACTTATTAGTGGATGCGATGACCGTGCCCACTGATATTCCGCAAGAAAAATTAATTAAGGGCGATGCCCGCAGTATTAGTATTGCCTCAGCCAGCATTGTCGCGAAAGTCATTCGGGATCAATTGATGATTAATTATGATCAACAATATCCGGGCTATGATTTAGCTAACAATATGGGGTACGGGACAGCTAAGCATTTAGCGGGGCTTGCTGAACTCGGGGTTACACCAATTCATCGTCGCAGTTTTTCCCCAGTTCAAGATGCTTTATAG
- the ylqF gene encoding ribosome biogenesis GTPase YlqF, which yields MTIQWYPGHMAKAQKQIKERLKAVDLILEIVDARVPEASINPMIQELGQNKPILLIMNKADMADPRRTQQWIETFKKRGITAIALDAQHKAKLPMIEKVAQEILAEKLAKKRAKGIRNPVIRAMCVGVPNVGKSTILNRLVQKNIAVTGNRPGVTKNQQWLKAGQTLELLDTPGVLWPKFEDPTVGSKLALTGAISDAIYHPDDVVIFALDYFKAYYPSQLQKVYKVTDAELEEPAAELIMTLTKRLGFKEDYDRFCVKFINDARQGKLGRFTLDVVPVEAS from the coding sequence ATGACAATACAATGGTACCCAGGTCACATGGCCAAAGCACAAAAACAAATTAAAGAACGGCTCAAGGCAGTTGATTTAATTTTAGAAATTGTGGACGCCCGTGTACCGGAAGCTTCAATTAATCCCATGATTCAAGAACTGGGTCAAAATAAACCCATTTTATTAATTATGAATAAGGCCGATATGGCTGATCCACGACGGACGCAACAATGGATTGAAACGTTCAAGAAACGCGGCATAACCGCAATTGCCCTTGATGCCCAGCATAAGGCTAAGTTACCCATGATCGAAAAAGTAGCACAAGAAATTTTAGCTGAAAAATTGGCTAAAAAACGTGCTAAAGGCATTCGTAACCCGGTCATCCGGGCGATGTGTGTCGGCGTGCCGAACGTTGGTAAATCGACGATTTTAAACCGTTTAGTGCAAAAGAACATCGCCGTAACCGGTAATCGTCCCGGTGTGACGAAGAACCAACAATGGTTGAAAGCCGGACAAACACTTGAATTGCTCGATACACCAGGGGTTTTATGGCCTAAGTTTGAAGATCCAACGGTCGGTAGTAAATTAGCGCTTACCGGTGCGATTTCAGATGCCATCTATCATCCCGATGATGTCGTTATTTTTGCCTTAGACTACTTCAAAGCATATTATCCAAGTCAACTTCAAAAAGTTTATAAGGTAACAGATGCGGAGCTTGAAGAACCCGCTGCAGAATTAATCATGACTTTGACCAAGCGATTAGGTTTCAAAGAAGACTATGATCGTTTTTGTGTGAAGTTCATTAATGATGCGCGCCAAGGTAAATTAGGACGCTTCACTTTAGACGTTGTCCCAGTGGAGGCGTCATAA
- the lepB gene encoding signal peptidase I: MRRKLAIAGNWFLAILVAGLVAFVIRSFFLVPATVAGNSMQPTLESGDQLLLKKFGPVHRFEIVVFRLANGTTYVKRVIGLPGEHIAYREGQLYVNDRPVAEPFLKQSRQKTVLTSDFDLKTLTDHDRIPANQYFVLGDNRRISKDSRTFGTIEREMIIGRAVGVYWPFEEINYFK, translated from the coding sequence ATGAGACGGAAACTAGCAATCGCAGGTAATTGGTTTTTAGCAATTCTCGTGGCCGGACTGGTTGCCTTTGTCATTCGGTCCTTCTTTTTGGTGCCAGCGACGGTGGCCGGTAATTCGATGCAACCAACCCTTGAATCGGGTGACCAACTCTTGTTGAAAAAGTTTGGGCCGGTCCACCGCTTTGAAATCGTCGTCTTTCGCTTAGCCAATGGGACCACTTATGTGAAGCGAGTGATTGGGTTACCAGGGGAGCATATTGCTTATCGGGAGGGCCAATTATACGTGAATGACCGGCCAGTTGCGGAACCTTTTTTGAAGCAATCACGGCAAAAGACGGTCTTAACTTCTGATTTTGATTTAAAAACATTAACCGATCATGATCGAATTCCGGCTAATCAATACTTTGTTCTTGGTGATAATCGCCGAATTAGCAAGGATAGTCGCACGTTTGGTACAATCGAACGTGAAATGATTATTGGTCGCGCAGTGGGCGTTTATTGGCCGTTTGAAGAGATTAATTATTTTAAATAA